Proteins encoded within one genomic window of Parolsenella massiliensis:
- a CDS encoding PRD domain-containing protein, translating to MQTPKTSKERVYDILDSCTRTHDVHEADFFQASYIADTLHISRSLASQYMNELVGEGLLVKVASRPALFYGRRAIEAAFGVCPETDTFVSVDELVGAIETARGSVYDFEDLIGATGSLRSVVEQAKAAASYPPCGLPLMLVGTMGSGRRGIENSITSYCVSEGIITDRAHAGLLDAASGASELVRGLLGDESHEGLLSSRETRVIWVKNAQLLSDDQMAELLGRFETRLSDGGPKRARRGTSRLFFEYNGDPADVTSRPWAASIPALCFVPALDERGTEEKESWIFKLLRREEANIGRPIKVSRSVIRRLSSQRFADNIDGLKRAVSLTCASAMADSDNQGAAELKVFSYHIPGSVGIAHDLELTDEPGLIDVDLYDPSQTGAEAIDILDRFISLFALDSASEGDDVEGLAKNALSNFFDYVERDRNALLGEAAVGDIVRQVFDRYGLREPVNFSRHLVATVHFFRNNQVALGRWRTESSSAIRAFSQLVRQKYGTEYDVVSHLRSYLRDYLGWRVDTESLSLFSFYLHWYLREHSMRTCQAVVVAHGHSTASSIADSVNTIIGEHVFDAIDMPIDVSADQVVTQLERYLSRSPLSTDVLVMVDMGSLERIGKQLSSYLGVSVGVINNVSTALALEAGEMIVQQEQMKAILEHVCDVSRASWSLSAVEQSSDCILFVSENGEMAATRISDLFIKSLPRPIPVEMVPCDYFELARSRGDISQVTRRNVLFVFGATDPGIAGTSFMSLEDITELKSDDGLGLGLENYLAPDEISELKNNLIRNFSLENLMHHLTILEPNHLMDVVSESLDLLQASLGKRFSYGTRLRLYIHISYLVERLVTKVALDYGDSDAFVSEHGDFVRRARSSFSGVTRTYGVDLPVGEINYLYDLIELEDTGKTTQCTEDDFFDNDPADTTAGQEG from the coding sequence ATGCAGACACCAAAGACCAGCAAAGAGCGCGTCTATGACATCCTGGATTCGTGCACGCGAACCCACGATGTGCACGAGGCCGATTTCTTCCAGGCCTCCTACATAGCCGACACGCTGCACATTAGCCGCTCGCTGGCCAGCCAGTACATGAACGAGCTCGTGGGCGAGGGACTGCTCGTGAAGGTCGCCTCGCGCCCTGCCCTCTTCTATGGCCGCCGTGCCATCGAGGCCGCCTTCGGCGTCTGTCCCGAGACCGACACGTTCGTGAGCGTCGACGAGCTCGTGGGCGCCATCGAGACCGCGCGCGGGAGCGTCTACGACTTCGAGGACCTCATCGGCGCCACGGGGTCGCTGCGCAGCGTCGTCGAGCAGGCGAAGGCCGCGGCTTCCTATCCGCCCTGCGGCCTGCCGCTCATGCTCGTGGGCACGATGGGCAGCGGCCGTCGCGGGATCGAGAACTCCATCACGAGCTACTGCGTCTCCGAGGGCATCATCACCGACCGCGCACACGCGGGGCTGCTTGACGCCGCCAGTGGCGCGAGTGAGCTTGTTCGAGGCCTGCTTGGTGACGAGAGCCACGAGGGCCTGCTCTCCTCTCGCGAGACGCGCGTCATCTGGGTCAAGAACGCCCAGTTGCTCTCCGATGACCAGATGGCCGAGCTGCTCGGCCGCTTCGAGACGCGCCTGTCCGATGGCGGTCCCAAGCGCGCCCGCCGTGGCACGTCTCGCCTGTTCTTCGAGTACAACGGCGATCCCGCCGACGTCACGAGTCGCCCTTGGGCCGCCTCGATTCCGGCGCTGTGCTTCGTGCCCGCTCTTGACGAGCGCGGCACGGAGGAGAAGGAGTCCTGGATCTTCAAGCTCCTGAGGCGCGAGGAGGCCAACATCGGCCGTCCCATCAAGGTGAGTCGCTCGGTCATCCGCAGGCTCTCCTCCCAGCGCTTCGCAGACAACATCGACGGGCTCAAGCGTGCCGTGAGCCTCACGTGCGCAAGCGCCATGGCAGACTCCGATAACCAGGGCGCCGCCGAGCTCAAGGTGTTCTCCTACCACATTCCCGGCAGCGTCGGTATCGCCCATGACCTCGAGCTCACCGATGAGCCTGGCCTCATCGACGTCGACTTGTACGATCCTTCGCAGACCGGCGCCGAGGCCATCGACATCCTCGACCGCTTCATCTCGCTGTTCGCCCTCGACTCCGCCTCAGAGGGAGACGACGTGGAGGGGCTCGCCAAGAACGCCCTCTCGAACTTCTTCGACTACGTCGAGCGCGACCGCAACGCCCTTCTCGGCGAGGCTGCCGTGGGCGACATCGTGCGCCAGGTGTTCGATCGCTATGGCCTGCGCGAGCCGGTGAACTTCTCGCGCCACCTCGTGGCGACCGTTCACTTCTTCCGCAACAACCAGGTGGCCCTGGGCCGCTGGCGCACGGAGTCCTCCTCGGCGATCCGTGCGTTCTCCCAGCTCGTGCGCCAGAAGTATGGAACCGAGTACGACGTCGTCTCTCACCTACGCTCCTACCTGCGTGACTACCTGGGTTGGCGCGTCGATACCGAGAGCCTCTCGCTGTTCTCGTTCTACCTGCACTGGTACCTGCGCGAGCACTCCATGCGCACCTGCCAGGCAGTTGTGGTGGCACACGGCCACTCCACGGCGAGCTCCATCGCCGACTCCGTGAACACCATCATCGGCGAGCATGTCTTTGACGCCATCGACATGCCCATCGACGTCTCGGCGGACCAGGTGGTGACCCAGCTCGAGCGCTACCTCTCGCGCTCGCCGCTGTCCACCGATGTGCTCGTGATGGTCGACATGGGAAGCCTCGAGCGTATAGGCAAGCAGCTCTCCTCCTACCTGGGCGTATCGGTGGGCGTCATCAACAACGTGTCCACGGCGCTTGCCCTTGAGGCGGGCGAGATGATCGTCCAGCAGGAGCAGATGAAGGCCATTCTCGAGCACGTGTGCGACGTCTCGCGTGCGAGCTGGTCGCTGTCCGCCGTGGAGCAGTCGAGCGACTGCATCCTGTTCGTCTCCGAGAACGGCGAGATGGCTGCCACGAGGATCTCTGACCTGTTCATCAAGAGCCTTCCGCGCCCCATCCCCGTCGAGATGGTGCCGTGCGACTACTTCGAGCTCGCGCGCAGCCGCGGTGATATCTCGCAGGTGACGCGCCGCAACGTCCTGTTCGTCTTCGGAGCCACCGACCCGGGCATCGCCGGCACGAGCTTCATGTCGCTCGAGGACATCACCGAGCTCAAGAGCGACGACGGCCTGGGCCTGGGCCTTGAGAACTACCTCGCCCCCGACGAGATCTCCGAGCTCAAGAACAACCTCATCCGCAACTTCTCGCTCGAGAACCTCATGCATCACCTCACGATCCTCGAGCCCAACCACCTCATGGACGTCGTGTCCGAGTCGCTCGACCTGCTGCAGGCAAGCCTCGGCAAGCGCTTCTCCTACGGCACGAGGCTTCGCCTCTACATCCACATCAGCTACCTCGTGGAGCGCCTCGTGACCAAGGTCGCGCTCGATTACGGCGACTCGGACGCCTTCGTCTCCGAGCACGGTGACTTCGTACGCCGCGCACGCTCGAGCTTCTCGGGCGTCACGCGCACCTACGGCGTCGATCTGCCCGTGGGCGAGATCAACTACCTCTACGACCTCATCGAGCTCGAGGACACCGGCAAGACCACCCAGTGCACGGAAGACGACTTCTTCGACAACGACCCCGCCGACACGACGGCCGGGCAGGAAGGCTAG
- a CDS encoding PTS sugar transporter subunit IIC, whose product MMQAALLTAVAYFLCYAGNWMFGQCMTERPLVVGPIVGLFLGDPVTGLMLGATLEAIYMGAVNIGGSISSEPATATAFAVAFAVTSGISQDAAVALAIPIGVVAAFVFMFLNNVAFNVWVPLIDKFAAEGSAKKLFALNYFTWFLRFSILAVIMFFGVYLGSSVVQAFVDNIPDVVMRGLKAAGGLMPAVGLAILMKMLWSKELAVYYLLGFVLVIYFGIPLVALAALGAIIIVITAMRDIEIKNLQKSGVANASQENDTDDVEGFLS is encoded by the coding sequence ATGATGCAAGCGGCTCTTCTCACCGCCGTAGCGTACTTTCTCTGCTATGCCGGCAACTGGATGTTCGGCCAGTGCATGACTGAGCGCCCGCTCGTCGTTGGCCCCATTGTTGGCCTGTTCCTCGGCGATCCCGTTACTGGCCTCATGCTGGGTGCCACGCTCGAGGCGATCTACATGGGCGCCGTGAACATCGGCGGATCCATCTCCTCCGAGCCTGCCACGGCCACGGCCTTCGCCGTCGCCTTTGCCGTGACGAGCGGCATCAGCCAGGACGCAGCGGTGGCGCTGGCCATCCCCATCGGCGTCGTCGCCGCCTTCGTGTTCATGTTCCTCAACAACGTGGCGTTCAACGTCTGGGTCCCGCTCATTGACAAGTTCGCCGCCGAGGGCTCGGCCAAGAAGCTGTTCGCGCTCAACTACTTCACGTGGTTCCTGCGCTTCTCCATCCTCGCCGTCATCATGTTCTTTGGCGTCTACCTCGGTTCCTCCGTTGTCCAGGCGTTCGTGGACAACATCCCCGACGTCGTCATGCGCGGTCTCAAGGCCGCCGGTGGCCTCATGCCCGCCGTTGGTCTCGCCATCCTGATGAAGATGCTCTGGAGCAAGGAGCTCGCGGTCTACTACCTGCTCGGCTTCGTGCTCGTCATCTACTTCGGCATCCCGCTCGTTGCCCTTGCCGCCCTCGGCGCCATCATCATCGTGATCACCGCCATGCGCGACATCGAGATCAAGAACCTCCAGAAGAGCGGCGTTGCCAACGCTTCCCAGGAGAATGACACCGACGACGTGGAGGGATTCCTGTCATGA
- a CDS encoding PTS sugar transporter subunit IIB encodes MIPSIRVDDRLIHGQVALVWSKELNCPRIVVANDDAAVNDVTKMTLQMATPTGIKLLIKSVDDCIKVFNDPRAKDMRMFVLTNNVADALKIVKSCPGLVESVNVANAGRFDDTDKSLMVQVTPQCILNPNELEALRELNDQQGVSVYGQVIPTDPKTPASKMLAVAQS; translated from the coding sequence GTGATTCCATCCATCCGAGTAGACGACCGACTCATTCACGGCCAGGTCGCCCTAGTGTGGTCCAAGGAGCTGAACTGCCCGCGCATCGTCGTTGCCAACGATGACGCTGCAGTCAACGACGTCACCAAGATGACGCTCCAGATGGCCACGCCCACTGGCATCAAGCTCCTCATCAAGTCCGTTGACGACTGCATCAAGGTCTTCAACGATCCCCGCGCCAAGGACATGCGTATGTTCGTGCTCACGAACAACGTTGCCGACGCCCTCAAGATCGTCAAGAGCTGCCCCGGTCTCGTTGAGAGCGTCAACGTCGCCAACGCCGGCCGCTTCGATGACACCGACAAGTCGCTCATGGTCCAGGTGACGCCTCAGTGCATCCTGAACCCCAACGAGCTCGAGGCGCTTCGCGAGCTGAACGACCAGCAAGGCGTGTCCGTGTACGGCCAGGTCATTCCCACCGATCCCAAGACCCCCGCGAGCAAGATGCTCGCCGTGGCCCAGAGCTAA
- a CDS encoding RpiB/LacA/LacB family sugar-phosphate isomerase produces MKIALVNEFSQAPKNALILGILKDVAEPLGHTVVNAGMSQTNVSSGNPADYPADNPCITYVMTGIQASLLLNSGAVDFVVTGCGTGQGALLSCNMFPGVVCGYCVEPADAYLFAQINAGNCLSIPYAKGFGWGADINLRNIFTSAFSAPIGQGYPPERREQQNRNAGILDGVKRAVAKDLPAAIRAIDPAIVRQAITPNFLAVFRAGCKDEELAALVDEYAE; encoded by the coding sequence ATGAAGATCGCACTCGTCAACGAGTTCTCCCAGGCACCCAAGAACGCGCTCATCCTCGGCATCCTGAAGGACGTCGCCGAGCCACTCGGTCACACGGTGGTGAACGCCGGCATGTCGCAGACAAACGTCTCGAGCGGCAATCCTGCCGACTACCCGGCGGACAACCCCTGCATCACCTACGTCATGACGGGCATCCAGGCCTCGCTTCTGCTCAACTCCGGCGCCGTGGACTTCGTGGTCACGGGATGCGGCACGGGCCAGGGGGCGCTTCTGTCGTGCAACATGTTCCCGGGCGTGGTGTGCGGCTACTGCGTGGAGCCGGCTGACGCCTACCTGTTCGCTCAGATCAACGCCGGCAACTGCCTGTCCATTCCCTACGCCAAGGGCTTTGGCTGGGGTGCGGACATCAACCTGAGAAATATCTTCACCTCCGCGTTCTCCGCGCCCATCGGCCAGGGCTACCCGCCCGAGCGCCGCGAGCAGCAGAACCGAAACGCCGGCATCCTCGATGGCGTCAAGCGCGCCGTGGCCAAGGACCTGCCGGCCGCCATCCGCGCCATCGACCCGGCCATCGTGCGCCAGGCCATTACGCCCAACTTCCTTGCGGTGTTCCGCGCGGGCTGCAAAGACGAGGAGCTCGCGGCGCTCGTGGATGAGTACGCGGAGTAG
- a CDS encoding PTS system mannose/fructose/sorbose family transporter subunit IID, protein MSKLNQNLSVEDKKMLNSIFLRSFPIFSGRTGGQVRMHAVGFIWTIMPALRRYYKEGTPEFTDALVRHTMFYNITQNVGTFCIGLVAAMERENATDPDFDDRSITAIKTALMGPMSGIGDAIFWGVLRVIAASVGISLAAQGSWLGPLMFLLIYNIPSILCRYYLTYAGFTLGSDFLAKMNEGGLMRTITKCASILGLIMVGGMTASTVSFTSAVQFVIEGQDPILLQTYLDSIFKGLVPLLVTTGCLGLMLKRVNVNVIMFGVLGLAIVLALLGIV, encoded by the coding sequence ATGAGCAAGCTGAACCAGAACCTCTCTGTTGAAGACAAGAAGATGCTCAACAGCATCTTCCTCCGCTCCTTCCCGATCTTCTCCGGCCGCACCGGTGGTCAGGTCCGTATGCACGCCGTGGGCTTCATCTGGACGATCATGCCGGCCCTGAGGCGCTACTACAAGGAGGGCACGCCCGAGTTCACCGACGCGCTCGTCCGCCACACGATGTTCTACAACATCACGCAGAACGTCGGCACCTTCTGCATCGGCCTCGTGGCCGCCATGGAGAGGGAGAACGCCACCGACCCCGACTTCGACGACCGCTCCATCACGGCCATCAAGACGGCGCTCATGGGCCCGATGTCGGGCATCGGCGACGCCATCTTCTGGGGCGTCCTGCGAGTCATCGCCGCCTCGGTCGGCATCAGCCTCGCCGCCCAGGGCTCCTGGCTTGGCCCGCTCATGTTCCTGCTCATCTACAACATCCCGTCCATCCTGTGCCGCTACTACCTCACCTACGCCGGCTTCACCCTTGGCAGTGACTTCCTCGCCAAGATGAACGAGGGCGGCCTCATGAGGACGATCACCAAGTGCGCCTCCATCCTCGGCCTCATCATGGTGGGCGGCATGACGGCCTCCACGGTCTCGTTCACCTCTGCCGTGCAGTTCGTGATCGAGGGCCAGGACCCGATCCTGCTCCAGACCTACCTTGACTCCATCTTCAAGGGCCTCGTGCCGCTTCTGGTCACGACGGGCTGCCTGGGCCTCATGCTCAAGCGCGTGAACGTGAACGTCATCATGTTCGGCGTGCTGGGACTCGCCATCGTCCTGGCCCTGCTCGGCATCGTCTAG
- a CDS encoding 1-deoxy-D-xylulose-5-phosphate synthase, with translation MYLEHIESPADVRALPASAMPTLCAEIRDAIIASSAKVGGHVGPNLGIVELTVALHRMFSSPTDKLVFDVSHQTYAHKMLTGRAWNYLDENRMGTLSGFASPVESEHDHFSMGHTSTSVSLACGLARARDLAGDTYDVVAVIGDGSLSGGLAFEGLDDAARLATNLIIVVNDNEWSISENQGGLYAALARLRETGGTAADNPFRALGLGYAYVEDGNDEQAVEAALARLRGCARPTVLHVHTHKGLGFAPAEADEESWHHVGPFDPNTGEKLGGGRASGGIVATKPETYADITGEHLLARMASDQRLIAISSATPYMMGFTAPRRAAAGRQFVDVGIAEEHAVTLAAGLAVGGAHPVYGVYGTFLQRAYDQIWHDVCLNAAPATILVFGSSAFGTTDATHLGFYDIAMLGDMPGLTYLAPTCREEYLAMLDWARSYEGGPVAIRVPGAGVVSRPGVTLPADGFASGLPEVVREGAGEVAILALGATLPLGQRVCERLTEKGVDATLVNPRYACGIDRDWVQGLAASFRMVVTLEDGVRDGGFGSRIACILGPTGVRVRCFGLTHGFPDRYEPAELLEACGMTEENVTAETLTLLER, from the coding sequence ATGTATCTCGAGCACATCGAGTCACCTGCGGACGTGAGGGCGCTTCCCGCCTCCGCCATGCCGACGCTGTGCGCAGAGATCCGCGACGCCATCATCGCGAGTTCGGCCAAGGTGGGCGGCCACGTGGGCCCCAACCTGGGCATCGTCGAGCTCACGGTGGCGCTCCACCGCATGTTCAGCTCCCCCACCGACAAGCTCGTCTTCGACGTCTCGCACCAGACGTACGCCCACAAGATGCTCACGGGCCGCGCCTGGAACTACCTGGACGAGAACCGCATGGGCACGCTCTCGGGCTTCGCGAGCCCCGTCGAGAGCGAGCACGACCACTTCTCCATGGGCCACACCTCAACCTCCGTGAGCCTCGCCTGCGGCCTGGCCCGTGCGCGCGACCTCGCGGGCGACACGTATGACGTCGTGGCCGTGATCGGCGACGGGTCGCTGTCGGGCGGGCTGGCCTTCGAGGGCCTCGACGACGCCGCGCGCCTGGCCACGAACCTCATCATCGTCGTGAACGACAACGAGTGGTCCATATCCGAGAACCAGGGCGGGCTGTACGCCGCGCTCGCGCGCCTGCGCGAGACGGGCGGCACGGCGGCCGACAACCCGTTCCGCGCGCTGGGGCTGGGCTACGCCTACGTCGAGGACGGCAACGACGAGCAGGCCGTCGAGGCGGCGCTTGCGCGTCTACGTGGCTGCGCACGCCCGACCGTTCTGCACGTCCACACGCACAAGGGGCTGGGCTTTGCCCCGGCCGAGGCAGACGAGGAGAGCTGGCACCACGTGGGGCCATTTGACCCCAACACGGGCGAGAAGCTCGGCGGCGGTCGTGCGAGCGGGGGCATTGTTGCCACCAAGCCTGAGACCTACGCGGACATCACGGGCGAGCACCTGTTGGCTCGCATGGCCTCTGACCAGCGACTTATTGCCATCTCGAGTGCCACGCCCTACATGATGGGCTTCACGGCTCCGCGCCGTGCGGCGGCCGGGCGCCAGTTCGTGGACGTCGGCATCGCCGAGGAGCACGCCGTGACGCTGGCCGCCGGCCTTGCCGTGGGCGGCGCGCACCCGGTCTACGGCGTGTACGGAACGTTTCTGCAGCGCGCCTACGACCAGATCTGGCACGACGTGTGCCTGAACGCAGCACCCGCCACCATCCTCGTGTTCGGCTCGAGCGCGTTTGGCACAACCGATGCCACCCACCTGGGCTTTTATGACATCGCGATGCTCGGCGACATGCCGGGCCTCACTTACCTCGCGCCCACGTGCCGCGAGGAGTACCTCGCCATGCTCGACTGGGCGCGCAGCTACGAGGGCGGCCCCGTGGCCATCCGCGTGCCCGGCGCGGGCGTCGTGTCTCGCCCGGGCGTCACGCTGCCGGCAGACGGCTTTGCGAGCGGGCTGCCCGAGGTCGTGCGCGAGGGAGCCGGCGAGGTGGCCATTCTCGCGCTAGGGGCCACGCTGCCACTGGGCCAGCGCGTCTGCGAGCGCTTGACCGAGAAGGGCGTGGACGCCACACTTGTGAACCCGCGCTATGCCTGCGGTATCGACCGCGACTGGGTGCAGGGGCTCGCTGCGAGCTTCCGCATGGTCGTGACGCTCGAGGACGGCGTGCGCGACGGCGGCTTTGGCAGCCGCATCGCCTGCATCCTGGGCCCCACGGGCGTGCGTGTGCGCTGCTTTGGCCTCACCCACGGCTTCCCCGACCGCTACGAGCCGGCGGAGCTTCTCGAGGCCTGCGGCATGACCGAGGAAAACGTCACGGCCGAGACCCTCACGCTGCTCGAGCGCTAG
- a CDS encoding HPr family phosphocarrier protein, which translates to MYEEKFVVNNAEGLHARPASKLVELAGKYESKVEVVYKGKAVNAKSILAIMGAGIYSGSEVLLRVEGPDEQAASAELSEYMSNLPD; encoded by the coding sequence ATGTATGAGGAGAAATTCGTCGTCAACAACGCGGAGGGGCTGCACGCACGGCCGGCCTCCAAGCTCGTTGAGCTGGCGGGCAAGTACGAGAGCAAGGTCGAGGTCGTGTACAAGGGCAAGGCCGTGAACGCCAAGAGCATCCTGGCCATCATGGGTGCGGGCATCTACTCGGGCTCCGAGGTCCTGCTGCGCGTCGAGGGGCCGGACGAGCAGGCCGCGAGCGCGGAGCTGTCCGAGTACATGAGCAACCTGCCCGACTAA
- a CDS encoding diphosphate--fructose-6-phosphate 1-phosphotransferase: MGADGLLVMHGGGPTAVINASLYGAVTEALANPSVGRVLGAIGGVGGITEGNLLDFAGVLASRLEMLPSSPSSAIGSSRKPLGPDDYVEIARALERQGIRWLLCTGGNGTQDTCGKIWRACREQGVEVDVVGIPKTMDNDIAVTDHAPGFASAARFMAASVSAMCADVHGLPAHISVVETLGRNAGWVAAASSLADESGVCGPDLIFLPERDFDERAFLDDAQRLVDEKRSGVIVVSEGLHKAGGEPVAEPLLHTERATYFGDVSAHLARLIISELGCRARSEKPGLIGRCSIAWQSPVDREEAIACGREAVRAALDGDSGTMVGIERVSTEPYEARLVRIPIERVMLEERRVPPEFINERGNGVTEAYRTWLRPLLGEPLPRYVTFC, encoded by the coding sequence ATGGGAGCGGACGGCCTTCTCGTTATGCACGGCGGCGGCCCCACGGCCGTCATCAACGCGTCGCTGTACGGTGCCGTGACCGAGGCACTAGCCAACCCGTCCGTGGGACGGGTGCTCGGAGCCATCGGCGGCGTGGGAGGCATCACGGAGGGCAACCTCCTCGATTTTGCGGGCGTGCTGGCGTCTCGCCTCGAGATGCTGCCGAGCTCTCCCTCCTCGGCCATCGGGTCGAGCAGAAAGCCGCTCGGCCCGGATGACTACGTCGAGATCGCTCGTGCCCTTGAGCGCCAGGGCATCCGGTGGCTGCTCTGCACGGGCGGCAACGGTACGCAGGACACGTGTGGCAAGATCTGGCGGGCATGTCGCGAGCAGGGCGTCGAGGTCGACGTCGTGGGCATTCCCAAGACCATGGACAATGACATTGCCGTCACGGACCACGCGCCCGGCTTTGCGAGCGCGGCGCGCTTCATGGCTGCGAGTGTATCGGCGATGTGCGCGGACGTCCATGGGCTTCCCGCGCACATCTCGGTCGTTGAGACGCTTGGAAGAAACGCGGGATGGGTGGCCGCGGCCTCGTCGCTTGCGGACGAGTCCGGCGTCTGCGGTCCTGACCTCATATTCTTGCCCGAGCGAGATTTCGACGAGCGGGCCTTTCTCGACGATGCCCAACGCCTCGTGGACGAGAAGCGTTCCGGCGTGATCGTGGTGAGCGAAGGGCTGCACAAGGCTGGTGGCGAGCCGGTTGCCGAGCCGCTTCTGCACACGGAGCGCGCCACCTACTTTGGCGATGTCTCCGCCCATCTCGCTCGCCTCATCATTTCCGAGCTCGGTTGTCGCGCACGCTCCGAGAAGCCGGGGCTCATAGGCCGCTGCTCCATTGCGTGGCAGAGCCCCGTGGACCGCGAGGAAGCCATCGCCTGCGGCCGCGAGGCGGTGCGGGCCGCGCTTGACGGAGACTCGGGCACGATGGTGGGCATCGAGCGCGTCTCGACCGAGCCTTACGAGGCACGCCTCGTGCGCATTCCCATCGAGCGCGTGATGCTCGAGGAACGCCGCGTGCCGCCCGAGTTCATCAACGAGCGGGGCAACGGCGTGACAGAGGCGTATCGCACGTGGCTGCGCCCGCTTCTGGGAGAGCCCCTGCCGCGCTACGTAACGTTCTGTTGA
- a CDS encoding aldo/keto reductase, whose protein sequence is MDKHFGADVPTRLIGNDVEIPLVGFGTFKIWPYEAQQAVEDALSLGYRHVDTAQAYLNEAQVGAALAATGKADETFVTTKLRNGDHGYEQTLRSFDESRKALGLDAIDLFLIHWPTPTLDNYVDTWRAFVHLREQGYVRAIGVSNFLAEHLERIIAETGVVPDVNQIESHPRFWQPELEGYCAAHGIAVEAYSPLGHGSDISSEPVEVAAAAHGVSAAQVVLRWHVQKGHVVLPKSTHPERMRQNMDVMDFALTEAEMNAISALDDPAATVSLDPHTFCAPQTLEDMVARGSVKLEP, encoded by the coding sequence ATGGACAAGCACTTTGGGGCGGATGTCCCCACCAGGCTCATCGGTAATGACGTCGAGATTCCGCTCGTGGGCTTTGGCACGTTCAAGATCTGGCCCTATGAGGCGCAGCAGGCCGTCGAGGACGCGCTCTCGCTTGGCTACCGTCACGTCGATACGGCGCAGGCTTACCTCAACGAGGCCCAGGTGGGGGCCGCACTCGCAGCTACCGGCAAGGCCGACGAGACGTTCGTGACCACGAAGTTGCGCAATGGCGACCATGGCTACGAGCAGACGCTTCGCTCGTTCGATGAGTCGAGGAAGGCGCTGGGCCTCGACGCCATCGACCTGTTCCTCATCCACTGGCCCACGCCTACGCTCGACAACTACGTGGACACATGGCGTGCGTTCGTTCACCTGCGCGAGCAGGGCTATGTGCGAGCGATTGGCGTGTCGAACTTCCTCGCGGAGCATCTCGAGCGCATCATCGCCGAGACCGGCGTGGTCCCTGACGTCAACCAGATCGAGAGCCACCCGAGGTTCTGGCAGCCTGAGCTCGAAGGTTATTGCGCCGCGCACGGCATTGCGGTGGAGGCCTACTCGCCGCTGGGGCACGGCTCGGACATCTCGAGCGAGCCCGTCGAGGTGGCCGCGGCGGCCCACGGCGTGAGTGCGGCGCAGGTGGTGCTTCGCTGGCACGTGCAGAAGGGGCACGTGGTGCTGCCCAAGTCCACGCATCCCGAGCGCATGCGCCAGAACATGGATGTCATGGACTTCGCGTTGACTGAGGCCGAGATGAACGCCATCAGCGCGCTCGACGACCCCGCTGCCACCGTGTCGCTCGACCCGCACACGTTCTGCGCGCCGCAGACGCTCGAGGATATGGTTGCCCGCGGCTCGGTGAAGCTCGAGCCGTAG
- a CDS encoding HD domain-containing protein: MGVTEEVAAQAARLERGGRLGECRAFIQHGDVSVYDHVVSVARQSCRMADALARLGVRVDRSSLVRGALLHDYFLYDWHDPDPSHRLHGFRHPFFALANASHDFALTPREKNVIVRHMFPLVPVPPACREAWIVCCADKVCALRETVEPRVAALSRLIGRRASAADRKGEGSR; encoded by the coding sequence ATGGGGGTCACGGAAGAGGTCGCGGCACAGGCCGCACGGCTCGAGCGCGGCGGCAGGCTTGGCGAGTGCCGGGCCTTCATCCAGCACGGTGACGTGAGCGTCTACGACCACGTCGTGTCGGTGGCGCGGCAGAGCTGCCGCATGGCAGACGCCCTCGCGCGCCTGGGCGTGCGCGTGGACCGTTCCTCGCTCGTGCGCGGGGCCCTTCTGCACGACTACTTCCTCTACGACTGGCATGACCCCGACCCAAGCCATCGCCTCCACGGCTTTCGTCACCCGTTCTTTGCGCTTGCGAACGCGAGCCATGACTTTGCGCTCACCCCGCGCGAGAAGAACGTCATCGTGAGGCACATGTTCCCGCTCGTGCCCGTGCCTCCCGCGTGCCGCGAGGCGTGGATCGTGTGCTGCGCCGACAAGGTGTGCGCCCTGCGCGAGACCGTCGAGCCGCGCGTGGCAGCGCTGTCTCGCCTGATTGGTCGGCGCGCGTCTGCGGCTGACCGCAAGGGGGAGGGGAGCCGATGA
- a CDS encoding PTS sugar transporter subunit IIA — MAKKILIATHGHLASGIKSAIGILAGEPCQIDVIDAYTDDEPGDYSPKIDAFIASVGEEDQGFIFTDILSGSVNQRVVRANPFANPNLTLVTGTNLMVVLGVALDPRIVTREVLEEIIEQSSVQIVEPEPVSDEEVANEDDFLS, encoded by the coding sequence ATGGCCAAGAAGATTCTCATCGCGACCCATGGCCACCTCGCGAGTGGCATCAAGAGCGCCATCGGCATCCTGGCCGGCGAGCCGTGCCAGATTGACGTCATCGACGCCTACACCGATGACGAGCCGGGCGACTACTCGCCCAAGATCGACGCCTTCATCGCGTCGGTGGGCGAGGAAGATCAGGGCTTCATCTTCACTGACATTCTCTCGGGCAGCGTGAACCAGCGAGTCGTGCGCGCCAACCCGTTTGCGAACCCCAATCTCACCCTGGTGACGGGGACGAACCTCATGGTCGTCCTGGGCGTGGCGCTCGATCCGCGCATCGTCACCCGGGAGGTCCTGGAAGAGATCATCGAGCAGTCCAGCGTGCAGATCGTCGAGCCTGAGCCCGTCAGCGACGAGGAGGTGGCCAACGAGGACGACTTCCTCAGCTAG